TCGGCGGCGCCCCTGCCCTGGCTAAGCCGCGCGCCTAGCTCCCCGCCGGTCTGATTGCGGCTCGCTTCCGCCCAGCacccctcccgcgccgccgagaGCCTAGCCTCGCTCCGCCCCCAGCCGCAGCCTTGCCTTGCCTCCCCTCGTGCTGACGGGGCGGACGGCGTCGAAGTGGGTCGGGATGGTCCGCTCGATTTGGGCAGACCATCTCGACCCGCATCTGAGAGGCATATTCCCTGCAAGGATGAACCTAACCCACCTCTTGTTGCAACCAAACGCGGGTCGAAGTAGGTCGGACCCATTCTCAACCCAATTGGACccaccaaccaaacacaccctagtATTCTAGCGCTTGTACGGATCGTGACCCGCGGAGAGAAATGTTGGTGGCAGGATGCAGACGGCGGGTTGCTGGGGTCGCGCACGTGCTGCTTGCTAGAGATGAGGAGCCATCCGTGCCTCTAGTTTCGGGCGGATGCAGGGCAATGGACGACGCGAGTAGCCGGCCTCTAGAGGCAGCGCCACGTTCTCGACAGGCCAGCAAAAACGTACCATGCAAGCAACGTTTGTAGCTGAACAAACATACTACAAATTAAATCAGGGGTTATGGTAACATCTCTTTCAAACGGGGGGCCATGGTAACATAATAAGCAAATATTGTTTTCTTCAAACAAAGACACATGCACTCATCGTACGCGCGCTCACTTATTCCTACAAAGCCGTGCACGTACACTCTATCGACGTTTCAAAAGACCGAGGTGCTATTTGAATCCAGATGCTAATAGGTGaaagtgctaaattttagcaatAACTTATAggatggactaaactttagccaAGATTAAAAAACTTTAGTATATGTAGGAGTGCTAATATGTACGTACTATAGTTTAGCACTTAACTTTAAATCATCCAGCTTCTTAGGATGAAGATGCCTTTCAATCGTTATTTGATTAAATCTAAAAAGGTAAGGAGACCGACCCGTATCAAATATACATGATTCGAaagtcaaaataaaaaagaatatgTTTAACCGAGAAATGCTccattttctttaaaaaaaggaATAAAACTGAGCTCTGCTTTATTCGCAAGCCAAGATGGTTGTACAGGTTAATCAAAGACAAAGCAGAAAAGGGACGGGCGGAGAGAAAGTGTCGTCGCAGTCGCATTTGTGACCAGAAACTTTGATCAAGACAGACAGCATCCGTCGGTATTCGTTCGAGAAGGGGCATTCTGCCCgcccaatttttttttattctctTTGAAAGGCTGTCCGTCCATTTTCTTTGGCAACAAGGCAGGAGCGGTCGCcatttgttttattttaatCCGATGCCGGGCACATCATCATCTTGCATTCCGATTCCATCCCATGGGCAGGCTAGCTCCATCGAATATTCGCGCACGATTGCTTTTGTTTGCACACGTTTAGCCCAAGTCGCTGTCTGAGGTGTTGGGGAGCGATCGGGGCCGGTAACGACCGCACCTAGTTGCCTGACACGTCCGCCCGCCCAAAcacagaggcagaggcagaggcaggcacAGAGAGATTCCATGACCCGATGCCGATGCAATGCCTCTCTCGCCGCCATCGCAGGCAATGCGGGCCACGCAGCAGCGTTCCGGAATCTACCGcgggacgacgacgacaacaacAAGAATGAGATGATGATCAAGATCAAGAATTGATGAATCGCACAAACCAAACCGCGAcaaaatcttcttcttgttTATTCCTTGTCAATGCAAAGCGGCAATGGCAGCAGCTACTAAAATATATGGCCGCACTACTCGAGGACACGGGCACCAGCACattcaggcggcggcggccttgggcgGCTGCACGACGAAGTGCTGCGCGACGATGCGGCGCTGGATCTTGCCGGTGGCCGTCTTGGGGAGGTCGCCGGCGATGAACACCTTCTTGGGCACCTTGAAGGACGCCAGGTTCCTGCGGCAGTGCGCCAGCACGTCGTCCTCCCCCAGCGGCGACCCCTCGCGGGGGATGACCGCGCAGTTGATCTCCTCGCCGTACTTGTCGTCGGGCACGCCGAAGGACACCGCCTGCGCGACGGCGGGGTGGCCCAGCAGCACGGCGTCCACCTCGATGGGCGAGATCTTCTCGCCGCCGCGGTTGATGAGCTCCTTGATGCGCCCCACCAGGTGCAGGTACCCCTCCTCGTCCACCACGCCGATGTCGCCCGTGTGGAACCACCCGAACCGGAACGCCGCCTCGTTCGCCCCCGGGTCGCCGCCCTTGTAGCCCGCCGTCATGTTGGCGCCGCGGATGCACACCTCGCCGGgctgccccgccgccacccgcgcgccCTCCTCGTCCAGGATGGCCAGCTCCTGCCCCACGGGGCGCCCCACCGAGCCGGGCTTCCGCGGCCCGTCCTCCGGCAGCGGGTTGGACGTCATCAGGTGCGACGCCTCCGTCATGGCGTACGCctccagcaccggcgccccGAACGCCGCCTCCAGCTTCTCCAGGATCGCCGGCGCCAGCGACGCGCTGCAGCTGCGGACGAAGCGGAGCGCCGGGTAGGACGCCTCGGGCTTGGAGGCGTGGCGGTCCAGGATGATCTGGTGGATGGTGGGCACGGCGGTGTACCAGGTGGCGCCCGCCGCGCGCATGTCGGCCCAGAAGGTGGACGCGGAgaagcggccggcggccgggagcgCCACGGAGGCGCCGGAGGCCAGCGAGCTGAGGAGGCCGCAGAGGAGGCCGTGCACGTGGAAGAGCGGCAGCACCACCACGGTGGCGTCCGCCTCGGTGAGGCGGTACACGGAGCGGATGTTGCGGACGGAGGCCGCCAGGTTGGCCTGCGTGAGCGGCACCCCCTTGGGCCGGCTCGTCGTGCCGGAGGTGTGCAGGAACAGGGCAACGTCGGACGGCTCGTTCTTGTCTTGTTTGTGGGAGCCGTTGGCGTTCCCGTTGGCGGCAGCCGCACAGCCGAGGCCGGCGAGGTGGACGGGTCCGGCGGCGTCCTTGAGGGTtgcggcggcgtgggcgaggccgagcttggcggcggcggcctccgcggcggggtTGCCCTCGGCGTTGGTGATGAGGAGGCGGGACTGGGAGTCGGAGAGGTAGAACTCGAACTCGTCCTGGGTGTAGGCCGGGTTGAGCGGCGCCGCCACGGCGCGGGCGCGGATCACCGCCAGGAACATGATCACCAGCTGctttgttattttttttttctttgttaggGAATCATCACTCAATCAATCAATCAGAAAATGTTTGTTTTTTTGAATCATCATCAAAGTAAGGCAAACCTCGATGGTGTTGGGGAAGGAGAGCGCGACGACGTGTCCCTGGCGGAccccggcgtcggcggcgaggcgcgcggccgcggcgtcgaCGAGCGCGTCGAGGGCGGCGTGGGTGAGTTGGATCTTGCCCGGGACGGAGACGGCGCGGCGGGCCgggaaggcggcggccgccTTCTTGAGCAGCGCCGTGAGGGTACCGGAGGCGGGAGCGTCCGCCGCCATTGGATTGGAGAAGACAAGAGGAGCAGCCTATAGGGGAGAGGCACGAGAGCAGAAGCGCAGCAGAGCAGAGGTGTGGCGTGGTGCGGCGGGCGAGTTTgttgtgctgcttgcttggCCTTGGCCCTTTTATCGCGGACAGTAGGCGAGAAAATTTAGTCACCTCCTCATTTTAGTCACCCAAATAGAGACCTTACTTAAATGGCTCTAAGGCCGCTTTTCAGCAGCACGATTGACATGTTCGTGCTTAAGGTATGACTAAGATGGCTGTCGATGAGATCACGAGAAcaaaagaagaggaaattaGACCATATCAGCCAGCCCTATTTATTTCAGTCGATTTTGAAGACTCGATTATGAGAAACTCCAAAAGTCGGatgattccaaaaattcagAATCTATAATCAGCTAAATTATCGTTTTGGGAGTTAGTCATAAGCTGACACATATGGCCTCATGGAGTTGGATCCAGCTTCCTATCTTGACGTGTCCGTATTACCTGGTGAGTGTGCTTAAGCCTTAAGCTATGATGACTACTGTATAGTAGTAGATGGTTAGTATCATTCAATTAAAGTGGTATAAGCAGCAGAGTCACGAGAGAAGACGGCGAAGACGATTGGTGTGCTTTCTTCCCCATTTCCAGGAAACGACGAGGAAGAGCCGGCCAGCCCAAGACCCACCCGACCGACCCCAGACGAGCGAGATCCATCCATGGACTCGTGATggcggcttttttatttttatattttttaaaaatgatttttatagaaatatattttcggtttcatattTTACAGTTCTATATCCCTCCCGCCtggcagggggcctaccgcccggtagggggcggcagggatctacatgtaaaaaaatataaattttttttgtgcgGAGGCCCTGTtgtcgccataaattaacagagttaattaatgggccacgAGCAAGTTGGGTTTAAAGTAGGAATTAAAGAAGActtgtgaatcggctcctgcgtgagtgtttgggccatgtgggccatgtatctttagatttagttcagtttgggttagagatagagtccgatttggacacgttggtttagattgttttccaagtctccagactataaatatgtaccctttgataTTCGTAAAGGAAAAAaagtcatcacgtctcgcaacaacaattctcggcgcaccgccacccctaatcctagggtttcatctaagtaagcgccatgctgccctgatcacttcttgtgatcagggcagcattattcttacttttaccttggtattactcgtactgaagcgttttttatggcgagtagtgctagttatcctggtaTTTGTAGCATGAcatttagtagatctatcatactcttgttgtttatcatctacgaatatcatgttatctctgcgtgatcatgtattaatctcatactaattctcgttgcatagagttagtcgcgtagagataacgccctgcttcttttctatctagtagatctaatctgttatgatTTGTTCTTATACgtaagaatcggcttaatatctgctagtttaggccttgcaaacgggttggacgatccggcgatgtattagatgttttgccttgatcttaacagggattgatccgggaatcggcttttgcttattcttaggcctctattctggttaaagtttggttatctattatgCTCGTttggcctaactacgtgtaggatgtttcgatctagcagtgaagcttttaccgtcatggattagattaactagatctaattgaagtagtttttgcagttatttgctttatctattaatatccagatatgcagatctgatctgacaccgggactcgatcggctctttaaagccgatgcaagagtcgtctcggggagccgaccacggctcggattAATGTTTACACGTATTTGTGCatgtaggcaaatcgtcgaaagcacgtttgcaccttcctgatcgggtataggtcaggtggcacgccctgcatctccggaagcatcggcgtgtgccaggatctgggccgttgaccgaggggccggtgccagccagcgccccggcagcctctcggctcttcgtgttgcctgtcgctactcgccggtgggcctcctctctccctcactcctcctctctccctctcccctctctagATCTCGTGGACAGGAAATGAGGGTGCGAGGGAAGGggctcagcttttatatttgggggggagcctgccgcccccctgccgggcgggcgGGCTGCCTGCCCCCCCACCGGGTGGCAGGGGGGCGGTAGGCTCCCGCCTGTGGCCTCcgcgcaaaaaaatttatatttttctacatgtaggtccctgccgccccctgccgggcggtaggggtataaaactgtaaaatgtgaaacaaaaatatatttctataaaaaacgtttttaaaaatataaaaataaaaaagccacCTCCCTGATGGCCCGCCCGCCGCCCATGGGCCACGGAGAAGCAAGCGTCACAACGCCGCCAGGGCTCTCGACTCTTCCTCTCCTCTATAGTAAAACAGGCGGAAAAGTTGAGCGAGCTAGTTTTCAGCGCCGCCCGGCCAATTCCTCCTCCCCAGTGTCGTCTCTGGCGTCGGGTGGGGAGGAAAAggttcggcggcggccgatCTGTGGTCAGCTTCGGCTGATTTGTAGATACTATCTAGTATAAGTGTTATTAGGGTAGTTAAGGTTTGGGTATCCGGTGGCCATGTCGCTGCCGGATTTGTGCCTGCTCTGCTTCGTCCCCGGCGACGGCGTAGAGCCTGTCTTTCCTGGCGGCGTGTGAGTGGTGGAGGCACTGCTGCTTTTATGGAATAAGCTTTCCTGATCCGTTCTTCACTTCGCTGGTGCGTACTccgatgccggcggcggcgcgcgggatgGTTCTGCTTCGGAGTCCGAGGTTGGTATGTCTCCCTCTCCGGCTGGTGGGGTGGTTGCTGGCCTTCTTTTGCTTCAAGGGCGCAGAGATGGTTGCGGGTGATGTGGTTGTTTGACGGTTGGATCCGGCTCGGCTTTCCCTCGATGGTGGCAGTCGTCGTCGACGAGGTCGGATCCAAAGAGCTGGAGAAGTCGGGGCGGGGCCCTAGTCGATGGGCGACCGCCGATGGCCTTTTCTAATGCGACTTCGACCAAAGCCTGAGTGTGATGGAGCTTCTCCGGTTCATGGTGGTGCTCGTCTTCCTCTCTGGCGGCGATGTCCGGCGGCGACAAGTTCGAGCGCTGACGGTTCGTGAAGGATCTAGGGATctctttgtaatatttttttgttcAGAGTCCTTTGTGTAGTTTGGTGGAAACAGCTATCCCTGTATCCTCTTCGTATGTTTCTGTTTTGGTACGGGTACTTGTATGTTTTCCTTATCTAAGAAATACAGAAGGgtattatcaaaaaaaaaagaagcaagcGTCACAGGAGCGCAGTGGCAGGCAGGCAGCTTTTGAAGTCCTGTTCTTACAAGTGGGTCCCCGCCCTAGGTAGACCGGACCGGTACCATGTTCTGATGAAAAAGGTCCGGTCAGTTGAGAGCGGGCCAACAAGAGGCCGGCCACGTGCACAGGCACCATAGCTTGCGCGCAGCCTCTTTTGGACCTCTACTCTGCCCGCTCATTGTCATTCACCAAACCCGGTCAAATTTTTTTAGAGcgcttttcaaataaaatactgTATCTGGTTTAGAAACATATGTACGTACGCAAAAAATGGCATTTGTAATTAATTGATCTTTAAAAGTACTGTACTTATTGTGCTTGCAGAATGTTACGAAAATTTTCCGATGAAAAATAGTGATCAGAATTAAGAGGGACTCCGAGACCttagaaaatatattttctttaACCAGACCTTAGTGCCGCTGAACTGGAATATATTTGGAGAGGTTAAAATTGAGTGCTAAAATTTAGTatctatttatatttatatattttttttagagaacGCGCatgtttcattaagaggaaaacAGCAGTTTGTCgtacaaagaaaaaaagaaaagaaactagCTGGGTAACCAAGGCAGGTACCCAAGCAGGGAGCAACAAGAGAGAGTGGCTAAGTTACAGACTCAATAGCGCGACCTAGGGGACGACCTAGAGCTGTAGCAAGGGCAGCAACTTGCTTAAAACCTGCAAGGGACCACTGAAAGGCCTCATCGGCAATGAGGTTGAGCAACTGCTGCGCCGATCTGGACTGTCTGTCAAAAACTCTCCTATTTCGTTCCAGCCATAGCAGCCAAGAGACCAGAAGTACCATGGAGTCGAAATCCCTGCGTTCCGACTTCGGGAGTTTTTTTTCCGAGACGACGCCCACCAATCGGCCAAGCTGAAAGAGTTGCTGCACGGTGTCaggctgtgccaggcaagagtcGAAATTTCCCTGACGAAGGGGCAGCTGACGAGGTGTGTGACGGTTTCAGAATTCTGGCAGCACAGAGCGCAGTTGTCATCATTTTGGAGGCCGTGTCGCTTCCTCCTGGCAGCTGTACAACACCGATCATGGATTGCCAACCAACCAAAGAATTTGCATTTGCCGGGAGCCCGTGTTTTTGCCAGAATCTTTGCACCCGGGATAGAATATTGCCCGATGAAAAAAGATCTATACGCCAAGGCCGTTGAAAAGGTTTGGTCACTAGTCCACTTCCAGAGAAGACGATCAGTGACCCCAGGGCGTAGGGTAACGTCCCTGGTGAGGTCCCAGATGAGGAGGTAATCGAGCAGAACCTGGACGGTGAGTGCACCAGATATATCACGTATCCAGCGGTCGTTTTGAAGACCATCAGCTACTGTTCTTGCCTTCTGAATACGAGGACCCACTGCATCACAAAGACAGGGTGCAATGTCTCTAACTGATTGCCCATGAAGCCATCTATCTGTCTAGAAAAATGAACGAGAGCCATCACCCAACTCAATAGAAGTGGAAGCTTGAAACATTGAGAGCACAATGCTGTCATGTTTATCAGGGAGTTGCGACCATGGCCTGTTTTCATCAGTCCTCTTTATCCACAGCCATCTCATACGCAGGGCGTACCCAAATAATTGGAGGTTTAAGAAATCAAGGCCACCAAGCTGTTTCTCGTGCTGCTTTTCCCACTTGCTTTCGCGATCGTTCTCTCGTGTCTCTagggttgttttgtgttacggtagctcctctatagctactcaacacttcacctaggactctagggttgggtgtgTTACTTTGGGACTAAGCCGAAGTTTCAATTTGTAAGAatttttaatcggctcccattcaacccccctctagtcgcccTTTTGGTCCCTCATCTGACAATGACCTCATCACAATCATCGAGCTTCGTTTCCTGAAGCGACACCAAAGAGATGCGTTCTTGGCCGACCAGTTCCCTTACCACATTACGACGGGCTCATGAGTTCAACCCACGAACATTCCATATAAGAAAGTTTTCACATAACATCTGAAAAACATTTAGAGCGACCAGGGGCAAGGGCCCAATTACAGCAGCTGATCCGTCTCGGACACCTCAAAAGAGGTTAGTCCCGACGGCAACAAAGCGTCCATAGCCTCACATTGGGGGTTAGTCCCGACGGCAACAAAGCGTCCATAGCCTCACATTGGGGGGTGGTGATGGTGGAGGAGAACGTAGCCGTAAATTGCTTGAAAGACGAAGCATCCGGCGGGAGGCTTGGAGAGGTCAACCCCAAACGCTTCATCAAGACGTTTTGCGCTTGTAATGCCGGCTTCGTTGCGCGGTGGCGGGATTTTTTTGCCAAGCGCTCGCTGCGTCTGATCACTAGGGGAAGCTGCGGCGTCCTTGCCCTGCGTCGTGGCGGAGTGGCGGCGAGGGCAGCCGGAGAGGCCGCCCTACATACAGTTTCGGCAAAATTAGAGACGACCTTCTTGATAGGGTTGCTGGTACAAGGGGACAGCGACAAAGGTGGAGCCAAGTGGGATCCACGAAAGAGAGGGACATTCCTCCTAGAatcaggggagggaggagacgacCGCTCGCCATGGGCAACATCGAAGCGTACCGATTCATGAGCGACCCtatcatattttttaaaaaaatttgaatctTAGCTAAACTTTAGTACATCGTGTTAGCACTACTTCTGTTTGAATACACTCTTGCAAGATTTTGACGTACCGGAGGCAGAGCCACtagtaaattctaaatttttaaCATATTTGGTAACTATCAGAAATATATTATAAAGTGTCACACCTCTATATTCTTGTCTAGCTCCGCTCGTGCTTGGACCCATTAGCACTTGCATCCAACAAGGCGAGCACGCACACGCAGTGTGTGTGTTGGGGTAAAGTAGAATAGAAGGCGACGGGGCTGACGGacgcggcgagggcgaggcgtATTCGGACAGGCGGGAACCGGGGGCGACCTACCTAGCCTAGGAGGTAGGAGCTCTAGTATGTGCCTAGTCCAAGTCGCCGTGGCTAGTTGCTGCTGATGGATCGAATCGGATGGCCGCGCGTCGTCGTCCATCAGATCGTTGCCAACCAAATCAACGACGGTGCATGCAGACGCAGGCTGCTGCCGTTTGTTAATTTGGAACGTTGCGGGGGCGGTTGGTATATACGCAAATAGCTAACAGCTAGCTGCATCGTCGCCCTATCTCTGATCAATGATCATTCATGCGTCCATCCTTCCGGTGGAAGTAGTCCAAAGAGAGCAACCAACCCCACCTGGCTAGCCTCTAGTACTAGGTCATGCATGTGCCAttaaggatggcaacgggtcggatTCAGTTCGGATAGAGTGTCTGGACACCCAAAACCAAAACATGAACTTAAAACTCGAACCCGTCCCGAACTCTGATTCGGGTGCGAATCCATCCCCAAAATCGAAATCCACGGGTACCCGAAACCCAACATATAACTCGAAACTGTGCTACCCGTGCCCCTCCCCGCCCGCCCGAGCCGCGCGGCCCCACGCCCGGTCTGGCTGCCGACGCGCTGCGCCCTCGCCTGCCACCGCTGCACACGCCTGCCTCCGCCGCACACGCCCGCCGCACCCACCAAACCCGCCCGCGCACAGGCCAAGCTCCCTGCGTCGCATGCTCGCCCCTCTCCCTGCCGCGGCCTCCGTGCGACCATGCGGCATGGGGCAtgcggggcgccggcggcctccggCCCTCCGCCGTGCCGTGCGGTCGTGGGTGCgaggcgggcgggtgagcgtgGCAGGTGCGCAGGGGGCCTGCGCGTCCGGACGTGGCAGGTGCGCACGGCGGCTGCGGGTCGGCGATGTGGGCCTTTGGGCACCGAGCGGCCTCTGCCAGGTGCCAGCGCCTAGTCGCTGTCCGCCGTGCTCCTCCCTCCTGCGTGCGGGACTGGCGGCCTCGTAGTGCGGGGGCGCTGGACGCGGGattggggtgcggcggcgggctgtGTGGACAGGAGGCAGCAGTGAGGATGGGTGAGGATAAGATTCCAGGTTTTATAATTAGGGTTGCTAGATGAGTTTTTTATAATTAGGGTTGCTAGATGGGTTTTTATTGGGCTGAATATTTCGGGGCCCAATGGAGCTCCGCGGGTTAATTTAGGATCTGCTCCAAACCCGTAGGATTTCGAGTACCGAACCCGCAAATCTGTGGGTCTAAACTAGGaaccaaacccgaaacccgcaaACCCGAAATCCGTGGGTTAATTAACAAGCAAGTCACACGCACTCACGTCAGAATGGGCGGAAAACCACCTGCGCACGCGAATGCATCTTTCAAGTGTGTTGCCCCGAAAGAGAACTATGTGcattaatttttttgtttgtattCGCGTGCATCTTGTATTGAAAAGTGCTTTTTTGTATTGACCACGAATAATACAACGAGATCGACCTCCATTATTGTTACAGTAGCTAACTAGTTAATTAGATGAGACATGAAAGCAAGCAATGCAATATCGTCTTTGACATGCTTCATATTTATTTGGCGCTAATTGTATTTTAGTCATCAAGTTAACATGCATTAAGAAAATGAAGCCCAACGAAATCTGAATGAAAGGTCAGCTGCACGCGTGGTGGCTTCATGATAATGATATATGGTTTCTGGAATTGGATAACCGGCCTTGCTAGGATATGGCTGATGCTGTTATATATGCCTTTTGCATACGGAAATGATATGACCCTACCTTAGCGTGATGAACCACTTTAATAAAGATTCTTCTTTTTGTCTATAACGGAATTGAACCGGAAACTGATGatcagatagatagatagatagatagatagatagatagatagatagatagatagactaCTAGCTAGCTCCTTGCGAAAAGATAATGGAGAATGGAATAAGGTGGCTTGGTTCTATGAATAAGAAGATAGTACGTGAATGAAGGAAGCAAGCAGGAAAAACAAAGTGTCGGTCGCATGGCATGGCGATAATTAAGGCTGGTAGCAAGATGCCACACGCGGGCCTACTCCACATGGGCTTCTTGCGAGGAGGCGGGCCTAGTCCAATGGACAACTGACTACAACAAAGACGGGCGGTTGAAAAGAGGCCCACTATTACCTTCCCCATCGCGGCCGGTTATTAGTTTCGTGGGCCCGCGGTCCATTCTGTCCCGCACCGGGCAAGAAAAGCGATGCAGCTTGTTGGGGGCCCGGCTGGCAAGCAACACCAACGTGAACTCGTCCATGGTCGTCGGCGCAGGCCTCTAGAGAAGGGTAGAGGCTCACGCACACGGCACACCCATGACGGCAATAAAAACAAACGCGTTTACCGGTACGCAAGCCACCAGAGGCCAGTACTCTTGTGCGTCGTccaaggaaagaaaaggaaaggaaaggaagcgTAGAGATGGATGCAGATGGATAGATACGGTCGCCCATCCCCTGACGGCCAGACCATCTTCAAGAGTCAACCGTGTGGTTGCGGCTGCTCATGCTCATGCTCTTGCTCATGCTTGACAGTAGTAGTACAATATAGATGGATGATGGATATGCTCAGGTTTACTACTGCCAGTGATTAGTGATGTTGCAAAAGGATTTAGTCCCGTACAAGTGATCCCATATGTCTGATCTCTATATGTATTCTCtctgttggaatataagtgaattactC
This sequence is a window from Panicum virgatum strain AP13 chromosome 7K, P.virgatum_v5, whole genome shotgun sequence. Protein-coding genes within it:
- the LOC120642156 gene encoding oxalate--CoA ligase-like; this translates as MAADAPASGTLTALLKKAAAAFPARRAVSVPGKIQLTHAALDALVDAAAARLAADAGVRQGHVVALSFPNTIELVIMFLAVIRARAVAAPLNPAYTQDEFEFYLSDSQSRLLITNAEGNPAAEAAAAKLGLAHAAATLKDAAGPVHLAGLGCAAAANGNANGSHKQDKNEPSDVALFLHTSGTTSRPKGVPLTQANLAASVRNIRSVYRLTEADATVVVLPLFHVHGLLCGLLSSLASGASVALPAAGRFSASTFWADMRAAGATWYTAVPTIHQIILDRHASKPEASYPALRFVRSCSASLAPAILEKLEAAFGAPVLEAYAMTEASHLMTSNPLPEDGPRKPGSVGRPVGQELAILDEEGARVAAGQPGEVCIRGANMTAGYKGGDPGANEAAFRFGWFHTGDIGVVDEEGYLHLVGRIKELINRGGEKISPIEVDAVLLGHPAVAQAVSFGVPDDKYGEEINCAVIPREGSPLGEDDVLAHCRRNLASFKVPKKVFIAGDLPKTATGKIQRRIVAQHFVVQPPKAAAA